The Neodiprion fabricii isolate iyNeoFabr1 chromosome 4, iyNeoFabr1.1, whole genome shotgun sequence genome window below encodes:
- the LOC124180764 gene encoding uncharacterized protein LOC124180764 — translation MNFSRQQFSARNHRNNLAPKTFHLSLKKKRNLKQKQEFAKENNPSAANTNVGMCNYRNAEICRSESSSSPDSQNYNLRLSDSFTDTIGKKKPSYPKSNDLRHATCENRSIVLVSNSSASSTNSNESSHCADKSKKSTVYTPLYRSKEKSRDNPTDTIVLDSSDSEKNCSTNKDCKGVITLDSDDDSVLNTLRIEKDYFKKSKKSNSRYLETDNLSLGSTKSVSKILTGSNERGDKNSGKIGRAEFAQFLNRRNNSHNCTSGSSSTNFTPDSNIAQNNGLLVEYKVISESSSSNDESSRGLSADLKHNDNFRTGKRRSKLNKLTSSENQKGNKSLANVSSKSNSKSLLVTKPYDSVKLTKKDAQRIFKGGNNSTNSHWTPNIASPYFKETRKSLSCSSLDGPDEVKRGNVINETESDLLMTESSSDKEIIDKSPQNLRLRKTHISRFVDPPNQEQQYAGLSDRKKNEISEWLSNNSPGSTNSSSIISESNRNSSFGNSSLERFELKHETPNNRGKLLKPDTSEKVMSIPGPLDRFIYKGKTSVLKNQTPLGVGSTEKTNTSPDQLKTPTPRPKPAIDEKKKNQPIVTATQGLHIDDCANILDKLYGDLWRKKADAVLTPQTDRRTQKKVINRKVSQTERKQTSKVAIENGILSSSEDDEFEIFTKDIRPNFNSTKKKLSRDSFINDKSPSENSSESFYYTALTNPRVSKENFPPKPQPTLISASTKKAIAICDSDSDDDNCHLRSDKDLNRRRLSFSEDASNSSTSEFDPGEIVLPKPNAKKVPAKKMPLASKFNDIISTQQQITKSFLASLSATIPIQYCHPEARAFRENYKNKKEELCKYLFKLYNKEIFDGKLPDDMALEWNVRMRGTAGFCYNKKSIKSIGGIVRSSRIVLATKILDTPDRLRDTLVHEMCHAAAWLINQVSDGHGPYWKGWASKAVKTFPELPPIKRCHDYKIKTKYTYRCTKCGYSIGRHSKSLNVENKRCGHCYGKFELLINRTTRSGTMQTATPAQTRTPSSFALYVKENYHSVKKDRRSIKHADVMKILGQQFSAVKIGRKQGEDNKTCR, via the exons ATGAATTTTTCCAGACAACAGTTTAGTGCTCGCAATCACCGAAACAACCTGGCTCCAAAAA caTTCCACCTCTcattaaagaaaaaacgaaatctaAAGCAAAAGCAAGAATTTGCTAAAGAGAACAATCCAAGTGCAGCTAACACAAATGTGGGAATGTGCAACTATCGCAATGCAGAGATTTGCAGATCCGAAAGCTCAAGTTCACCGGATTCTCAGAACTACAATTTGCGACTTTCTGACAGCTTTACTGACACTATTGGCAAGAAAAAACCCTCGTATCCGAAAAGCAATGATTTGAGACATGCTACTTGTGAGAATCGTAGTATAGTATTAGTCAGTAACTCTAGCGCCAGCAGTACCAACAGCAATGAAAGTTCACACTGTGCggacaaaagtaaaaaatctacAGTTTATACCCCGTTGTATCGGAGCAAAGAAAAAAGTCGTGATAATCCTACGGACACAATTGTGCTAGACTCTTCAGacagcgaaaaaaattgtagtacGAACAAAGACTGCAAAGGTGTAATTACCCTGGACAGCGACGACGATAGCGTCCTTAATACTCTGAGAATCGAAAAAGATTACTTcaaaaaatctaagaaaagCAATTCTAGGTATCTCGAAACTGACAACTTGTCGCTGGGCAGTACAAAAAGCGTGAGTAAAATACTGACTGGCTCTAATGAACGGGGTGATAAAAACTCTGGAAAAATTGGTAGAGCCGAATTTGCACAGTTCTTAAACCGTCGCAATAACTCTCACAACTGCACCAGTGGTTCGAGCAGCACAAATTTCACCCCAGATTCAAATATTGCACAAAACAATGGCTTACTGGTTGAGTATAAAGTAATTAGCGAGTCTTCTTCTTCGAATGATGAATCTAGCAGAGGGTTGAGTGCAGATTTAAAACATAACGATAATTTCCGCACTGGTAAGAGAAGATCTAAACTGAACAAGTTGACCAGCAGTGAGAATCAGAAAGGAAATAAATCCCTTGCAAATGTTAGTTCAAAATCTAATTCCAAGTCGCTGTTAGTAACAAAACCATACGATTCTGTGAAGCTGACAAAGAAGGATGCGCAGAGAATATTCAAAGGAGGGAATAACAGCACCAATTCTCACTGGACCCCGAATATAGCTTCTCCTTATTTCAAAGAAACACGCAAATCTCTGTCCTGTTCTTCACTAGATGGGCCAGACGAGGTCAAAAGAGGAAATGTGATAAACGAAACAGAGTCTGATCTCCTGATGACAGAATCAAGTTCGGACAAGGAAATAATAGACAAATCGCCACAAAATTTGCGGCTGAGGAAAACTCACATCAGCAGATTCGTAGATCCGCCTAATCAGGAGCAGCAGTACGCCGGTTTGtcggatagaaaaaaaaatgaaatttcggaATGGCTGAGTAACAATTCACCGGGTTCGACCAACTCGTCCAGCATCATTTCAGAGAGCAACAGAAACAGCAGCTTTGGCAACAGTAGTCTTGAGCGATTTGAACTCAAACACGAGACTCCCAATAATCGAGGGAAATTATTGAAGCCTGATACGTCTGAAAAGGTAATGAGCATTCCGGGTCCCTTAGATCGTTTCATATACAAAGGCAAGACTagcgttttgaaaaatcaaactccCCTCGGAGTTGGCAGTACAGAAAAGACGAACACCAGTCCGGATCAGCTCAAAACGCCAACGCCTCGCCCAAAACCAGCCATagatgagaagaagaaaaatcagcCTATAGTAACTGCTACTCAAGGCCTTCACATTGATGATTGTGCCAATATTTTAGACAAGCTTTATGGGGATTTATGGAGGAAAAAGGCTGACGCTGTGCTTACGCCACAAACCGATCGCCGAACACAGAAAAAGGTGATAAACAGGAAAGTGAGTCAGACTGAAAG GAAACAGACCTCAAAGGTTGCTATAGAAAATGGAATATTATCTAGCTCTGAAGACGacgagtttgaaattt TCACCAAGGATATAAGGCCAAATTTTAATTCGACAAAGAAGAAACTTTCCAGAGACAGCTTTATTAATGATAAATCACCATCTGAAAACAGCAGCGAAAGTTTCTATTACACAGCTCTGACGAACCCTAGAGTATCAAAGGAGAATTTCCCACCAAAACCACAACCAACGTTAATTTCAGCCTCCACCAAAAA AGCCATTGCAATTTGCGATTCAGATTCTGACGACGATAATTGCCACCTAAGATCAGACAAGGATTTGAACAGAAGAAGACTGTCGTTTAGCGAGGATGCGAGCAATTCTAGCACAAGTGAATTTGATCCAGGGGAAATCGTTCTTCCAAAACCAAATGCAAAAAAAG TTCCAGCAAAAAAAATGCCACTAGCATCGAAGTTCAACGATATTATAAGTACTCAACAACAGattacgaaaagttttttggcTTCTTTATCTGCAACCATACCGATCCAATATTGTCATCCTGAAGCAAGGGCTTTCAGAGagaattacaaaaacaaaaaagaggaACTGTGTAAATATCTGTTCAAATTATACAACAAAGAGATATTTGACGGAAAA CTGCCAGATGACATGGCTTTAGAATGGAATGTGAGAATGCGTGGAACAGCAGGTTTCTGTTACAACAAAAAGTCGATAAAGAGTATTGGCGGGATCGTCAGATCGTCACGAATAGTTTTGGCCACCAAA ATTTTGGACAccccggatcgactgcgggacacTTTGGTCCACGAGATGTGCCACGCTGCTGCCTGGTTGATAAACCAAGTTTCCGACGGACACGGACCATACTGGAAAGGATG GGCAAGCAAAGCAGTGAAAACATTCCCGGAACTACCACCGATAAAGCGTTGCCACGATTATAAAATTAAGACGAAGTATACGTACAGATGCACGAAATGTGGTTACAG CATAGGAAGGCATTCGAAATCGCTCAATGTGGAGAACAAGCGGTGTGGTCATTGCTATGGAAAGTTTGAACTTTTGATCAACCGAACAACAAGATCGGGAACAATGCAGACGGCGACTCCAGCGCAAACCAGAACACCGTCAAGCTTTGCTCTCTACGTTAAGGAGAATTATCACTCGGTTAAAAAAGACCGCAGGAGTATAAAGCATGCAgatgtaatgaaaattcttgGGCAACAGTTTTCCGCTGttaaaattggaagaaaacaAGGCGAGGACAACAAAACTTGTCgatga